DNA sequence from the Teretinema zuelzerae genome:
TGCTACGAAGGCGGCACGGTCAAACTCAAGATGATAATTGACCAAGGCGGCATATACATCAAGCGAGACTTTATAGATACGTGGATTATGGAGTTTGCCATTCTCATCACGCCGTAATTCATCGGATTCACGAAGTAAATACACATTATCACGTACCTTGTACGCAGGAATGTCATAGTTGGTATTTCTTCGTATGTGTACTGGTGGAAGATAGGAAGGGTATTCTTCTTCCAGTATTGTTTTCCGGTTTGCAAGGTAAACTTTATCCGGTTCTACTCCCGTGTAATCAATAAAACCATCAGCTCCGACTGAAGGGATATATTTATAAGTATTGCTTGAAGCTTGTCTAAAGTCAGAATCGCTCATTGTATTTTTGCTCCATCGAACAGTTGTTAAAAGAATGATTGCTCAGGTGGATAAAAAAATAATTAGCTTCATATGAAGCTAATTATTTAAATTGTTACATTTCTTACAGTGAAAGCCCTTGTTGATGTTCTTGTTGTCTAGTTCGTGCGACTGTTCGCACTTTATCATTTTCAAGATTCATACCTCGGGAGATAAAACGATCTTTTGCAACTTCTGCGTGATATAAGGTTGTAAGAAGTGTAGCTCCGTGTGTTTTAATTGAAGCATCCTTCATGGCAAGTAGTGGAGCCTGTGGAATAAAATTCCTTTGAATTCTTGAGTCATACGATAACGTGAAAGTTCTTGAGCGATAAGCCGTGCTTTTTCATCCGTTATCTTCTGTTCTGCACTACTACTTACCTTATCAAGTATTTCGGGAAACCGATTTGTCTTGGTATTCTCTACAACTGTTTTAATCTTTTCTTGAACCAGTGCTCGATCAAGTGTTAAGCCTGATTCTCGTATTAAAGAATACTCTTTCAGTTGTTCAATATTGTACATGTAGTAGTATTTCTGTTTCGGATGTTTTCGTCGAATGCTTTTCCAGTTGAAGGATGTACATCAGTTGCATGAGCGTAACGGTTTACATAGGCAATGGGTGTTGGTTCCATTCCTGGGCGAACACGTAATTTCAGATTATTGACTTCGCTTTCTGATAACCATCTGGATTCTTTGAAGCCTTGCTCAGCAGCACTCATTTCGAGCATGAGTGCATTAACGCCTTTAAATATAACTCCGGAAGTTGGATTGTACGCTATATCACGTTCAATCTTTCCTTCTTTGAGCCATGGTGCTTTTCCGGTTAATGTAAGATTTTGATAAGTTCGTTCAAATTTTTTATAGAACAGTTCGTCAGTGATCTGCCGTTCTCTGATACTCATAGACACCTCTCTGATGAGGAAATCAATCAATGCTCACGAATAATGTTTCGTAAGAAAAACGAGTGATTGATTCTGTCGTTGAGTTCAGCTTGTAGTTAGTATAACAACAACCACTTGTATGCGTCAATGTCATTGTATTGCACTTTTTGTTATTCGCTGTATAGTGATTTATATGAACAATAGAATTCTGAGTGTTGAGATATTGAATGCACCTCATTTTTATACTCTCTATGCTGATGGTCATGAGGACACCATGATTGAAAAACCAAACGGTGTTGAATTACTCTATCCCCCTCATGCTGTGTTATTTCTGTATTACACATTCCCTGCTCATCGAAGAGTATATTGTGTAAGAAATTCTGAAACTGGGAAAAGCTCTTTACCTGGCTTATCCATGCCAGTATCGATACTATTTAAGCAGTATGCCTCTCGGGTTGATAAAACAAAACGCGCAGTCTCATATCTTCGGAACACTATCCTGATTATACATATTCATTATCTGATTCGTTTTATACACGACTTGGAATACACTTGCTCACAAAAGGCAAGCTATCGTATGAAGCGATTGATTCATTACTTCAAAGGAGTCTTTCTCATGGATGTTTTACTCACACCTGATGTTATATCTCGTCTTGATATTGCAAGTGTATCAATTCATAGTACGAACACAATACAACCTTCCGTTGTATTTGCTTTTTCAAAATCTCATATCTCGTTCATTTCAAAAGAAAAGCCAGATCAATTCATTGATCCCACCTTCGTGAAGATTACAACCAGATTGGATTCATTTTCACTTCCGGTATCATATGAAACGACTATGCAAACAAAAACAAGACATTGGATATTCACCTTTTCTTATTCACCGGACACAATCGAGCCGCCTTTGCATGATACATGGATGACCCTTCTCGATATTACACACGTTCAGCGGTTGCGCGCCGATGTACGCGTGAGCGCATCTAAGAAGAATATAGATGCGCTTCGC
Encoded proteins:
- a CDS encoding ArdC-like ssDNA-binding domain-containing protein, translating into MSIRERQITDELFYKKFERTYQNLTLTGKAPWLKEGKIERDIAYNPTSGVIFKGVNALMLEMSAAEQGFKESRWLSESEVNNLKLRVRPGMEPTPIAYVNRYAHATDVHPSTGKAFDENIRNRNTTTCTILNN